Proteins from a single region of Budorcas taxicolor isolate Tak-1 chromosome 11, Takin1.1, whole genome shotgun sequence:
- the PROM2 gene encoding prominin-2: MVRSPDLLAALLGLGLGAVLTLPGAGAAGCRALGPADRLVFAPAAKARWLPPRVRAPGPLDSLYGTVRGFLSVVQLNPFPAELIKTLLNEPASVKVDEVVRYQAGYVVCAVIAGLYLLAMPAAGLCFCCLRCRRRCGGRVKMEHRTMACERAVLVTFLLLTTLVLLIGVVTAFVTNQHMHEQMGPSAEAVPETLLSLRGLVSEVPLELQAVAEQFSLPQEQVLEELNDIGSSIGTAIHSQLKSTVYEALASVLSLGQALQVSVDHLRGLNATSVELQEGQEALAPALHGHRQRLLALLQEPHCQGCAGALDKSHSLELGADFSQVPSVDHVLHRLEGVPEANFYSMVWEENTTFNALPILAALQMAGTVRELKKVVAEQPRELNTMGEAFPVWEAASRWSQALEEVEERSRPFLEEVQRYERYRWIAGCVLSSVVLLVVVCNLVGLNLGIWGLSAREDPSHSEAKGEAGARFLMVGVGFSFLCAVPLILLVFSTFLVGGNVQTLVCQSWESGELYEFVDAPGNLPPSVNLSQLLGLKKNLSILLAYGQCKQGAVLWTVLQLNDSYDLEKHLDISQYTVKLQQELQKLKVDVKNLDLLSPAARRDLEALQSSGLEGIHYPGFLAEIQKPVVNSDVEKLVQELEGLSQTQGNATLGQKLQEEARGLQHLHQEKILPQQNLVAKLNRSVQALASSAPHLQSEISGVLDRVTHLKGELPTRATHILRSESECFLKREMGYFSQYMAWVREEVTQRIATCQPLSAALDSGRVILCDMVADPWNAFWFCLGWCTFFLIPSIVFAIKTSKYFRPIRKRLSSTSSEETQLFHIPRVTSLKL; this comes from the exons ATGGTGCGCTCGCCTGACCTCCTGGCGGCcctcctgggcctgggcctgggggcaGTCCTGACCCTCCCGGGGGCGGGCGCGGCGGGCTGCAGGGCCCTCGGCCCGGCGGACCGCCTGGTTTTCGCCCCGGCGGCCAAGGCCCGCTGGCTGCCCCCTCGCGTCCGCGCCCCGGGACCCCTGGACTCACTGTACGGCACCGTGCGCGGCTTCCTCTCCGTGGTGCAGCTCAACCCCTTCCCCGCGG AGCTGATAAAGACCCTGCTGAATGAGCCGGCCTCTGTGAAGGTGGATGAG GTGGTGCGGTACCAGGCCGGCTACGTGGTGTGCGCTGTGATCGCCGGCCTCTACCTGCTGGCCATGCCCGCCGCCGGGCTCTGCTTCTGCTGTCTGCGCTGCCGCCGGCGCTGCGGGGGTCGAGTGAAGATGGAGCACAGGACGATGGCCTGCGAGCGTGCTGTCCTCGTGACGTTCCTGCTGCTGACCACCCTCGTGCTGCT GATCGGCGTGGTCACTGCCTTTGTCACCAACCAGCACATGCACGAGCAGATGGGCCCCAGTGCCGAGGCTGTGCCGGAGACCCTGCTCAGCCTCCGGGGCCTGGTTTCCGAGGTCCCCCTG GAGCTGCAGGCCGTGGCAGAGCAGTTTTCCCTTCCTCAGGAGCAAGTCTTGGAGGAACTTAATG ACATCGGTAGCAGCATTGGGACGGCGATCCACTCCCAGCTCAAGAGCACCGTGTATGAGGCGCTGGCCTCAGTGCTCAGCCTGGGACAGG CCCTGCAGGTCTCCGTGGACCACCTCCGAGGCCTGAACGCCACCTCTGTGGAGCtgcaggaggggcaggaggcCCTGGCACCGGCTCTCCATGGGCACCGGCAGCGCCTCCTGGCACTACTGCAGGAGCCCCACTGCCAGGGCTGTGCAGGGGCCCTGGACAAAAGCCACAGCCTGGAGCTGGGAGCAGACTTCAGCCAG GTGCCCTCCGTGGACCACGTCCTACATCGGCTGGAAGGCGTCCCAGAGGCCAACTTCTACAGCATGGTCTGGGAG GAGAACACCACCTTCAACGCCCTCCCGATCCTGGCTGCCTTGCAGATGGCCGGCACGGTCAGAG AGCTGAAGAAGGTGGTGGCCGAGCAGCCCAGAGAGCTAAACACAATGGGAGAAGCGTTCCCAGTCTGGGAGGCAGCTTCTCGCTGGAGCCAGGCGCTGGAGGAGGTCGAAGAGCGCAGCCGCCCCTTCTTGGAGGAAGTGCAGAGATATGAGAGATACAG gtggattgcaGGTTGTGTGCTGAGCTCTGTGGTCCTGCTTGTGGTGGTCTGTAACCTGGTGGGCCTCAACCTGGGCATCTGGGGGCTATCTGCCAGAGAGGACCCCAGCCACTCGGAAGCCAAGGGTGAAGCCGGAGCCCGCTTCCTCATGGT GGGTGTGGGCTTCAGCTTCCTCTGTGCTGTGCCCCTCATCCTCCTCGTCTTCTCCACCTTCCTGGTGGGCGGCAACGTGCAGACGCTGGTGTGCCAGAGCTGGGAGAGCGGAGAGCTGTACGAG TTTGTAGACGCTCCAGGGAACTTGCCACCATCCGTGAACTTGTCCCAACTTCTTGGCCTGAAGAAGAACCTCAGCATCCTCCTGGCCTATGG GCAGTGCAAGCAAGGGGCCGTGCTCTGGACCGTCCTGCAGCTCAATGACTCCTACGACCTGGAGAAGCACCTGGATATCAGCCAG tacACCGTCAAGCTGCAGCAGGAGTTGCAGAAGCTCAAAGTGGACGTGAAGAATCTGGACCTGCTGAGCCCAGCCGCCCGTCGGGATCTGGAGGCTCTGCAGAGCAGTGGGCTCGAGGGCATTCACTACCCTGGCTTCCTTGCTGAG ATCCAGAAGCCAGTGGTGAATAGTGACGTGGAGAAGCTGGTCCAGGAGCTGGAGGGACTGTCCCAGACCCAA GGCAATGCTACGCTGGGGCAGAAGCTGCAGGAAGAGGCCCGAGGGCTCCAACACCTCCATCAGGAGAAGATCCTCCCACAGCAGAACCTTGTG GCTAAACTCAACCGCAGTGTCCAGGCACTGGCATCCTCTGCCCCACATCTCCAG TCAGAGATCTCAGGTGTCCTGGACAGAGTCACTCACCTGAAAGGAGAGCTGCCGACCCGGGCCACCCATATCCTGAGGAGT GAAAGTGAGTGTTTCCTGAAGCGGGAGATGGGCTACTTCTCCCAGTACATGGCCTGGGTGAGAGAGGAG GTGACTCAGCGCATTGCCACCTGCCAGCCCCTCTCCGCAGCCCTGGACAGTGGCCGTGTGATCCTGTGTGACATGGTGGCTGACCCCTGG AACGCCTTCTGGTTCTGCCTGGGGTGGTGCACCTTTTTCCTGATTCCCAGCATCGTCTTTGCTATCAAGACCTCCAAGTACTTCCGTCCCATCCGGAAACGCCTCAG CTCCACCAGCTCCGAGGAGACACAGCTCTTCCACATCCCCCGGGTCACCTCCCTGAAGCTCTAG